The following are encoded in a window of Roseimaritima ulvae genomic DNA:
- a CDS encoding carboxymuconolactone decarboxylase family protein — MPHVQPLKQSDAPADAQPILAAIEKKFGQSLNIFSTLAHQPDVLGGTTQINDGIQNDLPDKLRELAYFKSSQVNGCEYCSHYHKQAAKKAGASDAQLNAIDDYAGSDAFDDQEKAVLAYAEQLTKTAAVDAQTVAKLKESLNDTQLVTLAATVALANFTNRVNHGLDIELP; from the coding sequence ATGCCTCATGTTCAACCTCTCAAGCAATCCGACGCTCCCGCCGACGCGCAGCCGATCCTGGCGGCGATTGAGAAAAAGTTTGGGCAGTCGCTGAATATTTTCAGCACCCTTGCTCATCAGCCCGATGTGCTCGGCGGCACCACGCAGATTAACGATGGCATCCAAAACGATCTGCCCGACAAGCTGCGCGAGCTGGCCTACTTCAAATCATCGCAGGTCAACGGCTGTGAGTATTGTTCCCACTATCACAAGCAGGCCGCCAAGAAAGCGGGGGCGTCCGACGCACAGTTGAACGCGATCGATGACTACGCCGGTAGCGACGCCTTTGATGACCAAGAAAAAGCCGTGCTGGCGTACGCGGAACAACTGACCAAGACAGCGGCGGTCGATGCCCAGACCGTCGCCAAGCTGAAAGAGTCGTTGAACGATACCCAGTTGGTGACGTTGGCCGCCACGGTGGCGCTGGCGAATTTCACCAACCGTGTCAATCACGGCCTGGATATCGAACTGCCCTGA
- a CDS encoding CmpA/NrtA family ABC transporter substrate-binding protein, producing the protein MLQSRRPWILSSLALVALTMLGCGPSKITEADLVAAAEKVLANTASGDKGAQEARDWTDVPAAGLVVEKPNLKFGFIKLTDCAPLVIAKEKGYFDDEGLNVEIEPQSNWKVLLDRVIDGQLDGAHMLAGQPIGATIGYGTKAPIITAYSLDYNGNGITVSNDIWAQMQEHDPKLQSPTPPHPISAASLKPVVDAYRQEGKEFRLGMVFPVSTHNYEIRYWLAASGIHPGMYTAENITGTLEGDVQLSVTPPPQMPSTMEAGTILGYCVGEPWNQRAVVDGIGVPVTTNYDIWRNNPEKVFGVHEQWDQKYPNTHIAVVKALMRAGMWLDATDESGALINRDEAAEILSHKDYVGTDVEVIKRSMTGTFAFQETDVRELPDFNVFFKYHASYPHYSDCIWFLTQMRRWGQITEPKPAEWYEQTARKIYRPDVYRKAAEQLISEGKLAADAVPAADYDGYRPPSSDFIDGKHYDAKDPIGYLNSFAIGNKDGEEEL; encoded by the coding sequence ATGCTGCAGTCGCGCCGTCCCTGGATCCTCTCGTCATTGGCATTGGTCGCCCTGACCATGCTCGGTTGCGGGCCCTCGAAGATTACCGAAGCCGATTTGGTGGCGGCGGCCGAGAAGGTGCTGGCCAACACAGCCAGCGGCGATAAAGGTGCGCAGGAGGCTCGTGATTGGACGGATGTACCGGCTGCGGGATTGGTCGTCGAAAAGCCGAATCTGAAGTTTGGTTTTATCAAGCTGACCGACTGTGCGCCCTTGGTGATCGCCAAAGAGAAGGGCTATTTCGACGACGAAGGTTTGAATGTTGAAATCGAACCGCAGTCGAACTGGAAGGTGCTGTTAGACCGCGTCATCGACGGCCAGTTGGATGGGGCGCATATGTTGGCCGGCCAGCCCATCGGGGCCACGATTGGCTATGGCACCAAAGCGCCGATCATCACGGCTTACAGCTTGGACTACAACGGCAACGGGATTACGGTCAGCAACGACATCTGGGCTCAGATGCAAGAGCATGATCCCAAGTTGCAATCGCCCACGCCGCCACACCCGATCAGCGCCGCGTCGCTGAAGCCCGTCGTGGATGCGTACCGTCAGGAAGGCAAAGAATTCCGTCTGGGGATGGTGTTTCCTGTTAGCACCCACAACTATGAAATTCGCTATTGGTTGGCGGCCAGCGGGATTCACCCCGGCATGTATACCGCCGAGAACATCACCGGGACGCTCGAAGGCGACGTCCAGCTATCGGTGACCCCACCGCCGCAGATGCCTTCCACGATGGAAGCCGGCACGATCTTGGGCTACTGCGTCGGCGAGCCTTGGAATCAGCGGGCCGTGGTGGACGGCATCGGCGTGCCGGTGACGACCAATTATGACATCTGGAGAAACAATCCGGAGAAAGTCTTCGGCGTTCATGAACAGTGGGATCAGAAGTATCCCAACACGCATATTGCCGTGGTCAAAGCCTTGATGCGAGCTGGCATGTGGTTGGATGCGACGGATGAAAGCGGGGCGCTGATCAATCGTGACGAGGCCGCGGAAATCTTGAGCCACAAAGACTATGTGGGTACGGATGTGGAAGTTATCAAACGCAGCATGACGGGCACTTTCGCATTTCAGGAAACCGACGTCCGCGAGCTGCCCGATTTTAATGTGTTTTTCAAGTACCACGCCAGTTATCCGCACTACAGCGATTGCATTTGGTTTCTGACCCAGATGCGGCGGTGGGGGCAAATCACCGAACCCAAGCCGGCGGAATGGTACGAGCAGACCGCGCGAAAAATTTATCGTCCCGACGTGTATCGCAAGGCCGCCGAGCAATTGATCAGCGAAGGCAAACTGGCCGCCGACGCGGTGCCGGCAGCCGACTATGACGGCTACCGCCCGCCGAGCAGCGATTTCATCGACGGCAAACATTACGACGCGAAAGATCCGATCGGATACCTGAATAGTTTTGCGATCGGCAATAAAGACGGTGAGGAAGAACTATGA
- a CDS encoding DUF6797 domain-containing protein, with translation MHRIAFSFACLFAFALPCLGETLRHPAGLHQQLLAADSAYLAEQVRVRGDAQRGALVFYKSAAACVLCHSSGGERSPLGPNLAKLDPQTDIPAVLDALLRPSKTIAKGYETLTVVTVDGEVHRGLLVSQSDAAVTLRDAADLTNERVIARDDIEVMKASSQSMMPDGLMSTLPDQRQFLDLVAYVTAVAQGGPPAAERLQPTAEQLKVHDDSVDLDHAGIIKGLGRRDLEAGQTIYHGYCVECHGPDGNRPSLPTARAFGTQKLRFGADPYAMFMTLTRGNGLMAPMSHLTPKERYQVVHYIRETFMRKSNPGYRKPDAAYLASLPKGTKSGDEVPIIHRDFGPALASQLRRDFPSVLSVHLGEHTIAYNTHTMDQADLWSGDFVDTSQTQHNRDRGEGTVNPGGAALAGLAGWRWGHDGALDYPQTGLLPRGPLPSKWLRYRGYHLHGRRVVLDYSIDDRPILETPLASASGLPGVRQRLRIGAGQALVLAVTQRPGASAGGVLIDTQPLTDRGPASHAVAVVGTRGADRWQSLSAAVVRGDTEGLSWSVDARQRLVLSIPADTQSRLIEIERLTATDATTAATALDALQASVSEQGSDAAIEDPATLIGGGPANWPDVLQTTGYLGLERGAYALDTITIPSQTPWNTWFRTAALDFFSDGRMAVSTYGGDVWIISGIDQELRSLRWKRFAGGLYEPLGLKIVDDVIYLTCKDRVTRLHDRNADGEADFYESFSADDDVSIHFHAFNFDLQHDAEGNFYYAKAGHGADYALPGAIIQISPDGSQRSIYCTGFRSPNGMGILPDGRLTVSDNQGQWTPASKINLLRRGGFYGWVPSYNLPGKWAPDGGRLDLDSVVPPKTYDPPLVSMPQEFDNSSGGQLWVDDPRWGPLSGHLLHTSFGKGWMSYLMMQEVDGMDQAAIIKLPFDWQSGIMRARVNPQDGQVYAVGLQGWNGGGRIGLQDKGIQRLRYTGRPEWMVTDAQVTADGLHLRFTQPIDAASAALPDAFAIRHWNYRWQASYGSEMYSPTTDKVGPETLDVATVHVDDDRQGVRLVIPKLQPVDQLHLITKLKDDAGEPLLEEIYWTIHAIPSE, from the coding sequence GTGCACCGAATTGCTTTCTCCTTCGCCTGTCTGTTTGCTTTTGCACTCCCTTGCCTCGGCGAAACCCTGCGTCATCCCGCCGGACTGCACCAACAATTGTTGGCCGCCGACAGCGCTTACCTAGCGGAGCAGGTTCGCGTGCGGGGCGACGCCCAGCGTGGGGCGCTGGTGTTTTACAAATCGGCCGCCGCCTGCGTGCTCTGCCATAGCAGCGGCGGCGAACGGTCGCCGCTGGGCCCCAACCTGGCCAAACTCGACCCCCAGACCGATATCCCGGCCGTGCTGGACGCGCTGCTGCGGCCCTCCAAGACGATCGCCAAGGGCTACGAAACGCTGACCGTGGTTACGGTCGATGGCGAAGTCCACCGCGGATTGTTGGTCAGCCAGTCGGATGCCGCCGTCACGCTACGCGATGCCGCGGATCTTACCAACGAGCGGGTGATCGCGAGGGACGACATCGAAGTCATGAAGGCGTCGTCGCAATCGATGATGCCCGACGGCCTGATGTCCACGTTGCCCGACCAACGACAGTTTTTGGACTTGGTCGCGTACGTGACGGCCGTGGCTCAGGGAGGCCCACCAGCAGCGGAGCGCCTGCAGCCGACGGCGGAACAGTTGAAGGTCCACGACGACTCGGTCGACCTCGATCACGCCGGCATTATCAAAGGCCTCGGCCGCCGCGACCTGGAGGCCGGCCAGACGATCTACCACGGCTACTGCGTCGAATGCCACGGCCCCGATGGCAACCGCCCCTCCCTGCCCACCGCGCGAGCCTTCGGGACTCAAAAACTGCGGTTCGGCGCCGATCCCTACGCGATGTTCATGACCCTCACGCGGGGCAATGGACTGATGGCGCCGATGTCGCACTTGACGCCCAAAGAACGCTACCAGGTCGTTCATTACATTCGCGAAACCTTCATGCGAAAGTCCAATCCCGGCTACCGCAAACCCGATGCGGCTTACCTGGCCTCGCTGCCCAAAGGCACCAAAAGCGGAGACGAAGTGCCCATCATCCACCGTGATTTTGGTCCCGCCCTGGCCTCCCAGTTACGCCGCGACTTCCCCAGCGTGCTGTCGGTCCACCTGGGCGAGCACACGATCGCGTACAACACCCACACCATGGACCAAGCCGATCTGTGGAGCGGCGACTTTGTGGACACCAGCCAAACGCAGCACAACCGCGACCGCGGCGAGGGCACCGTTAACCCCGGCGGAGCTGCGCTCGCAGGTCTGGCCGGCTGGCGGTGGGGACACGACGGTGCATTGGACTACCCGCAAACCGGCCTGCTGCCCCGCGGACCGCTGCCGAGCAAATGGTTGCGCTATCGCGGCTACCATCTGCACGGCCGACGCGTGGTGCTGGACTACAGCATCGACGACCGACCGATTCTGGAAACGCCACTGGCCTCCGCTTCAGGCCTGCCCGGCGTCCGACAGCGTCTCCGCATCGGCGCGGGCCAAGCCCTGGTGTTGGCCGTGACGCAGCGGCCCGGCGCGAGCGCTGGCGGTGTACTGATCGACACTCAACCGCTGACCGACCGCGGTCCCGCCTCGCATGCCGTGGCAGTCGTGGGAACTCGCGGCGCCGACCGCTGGCAGTCATTGTCCGCCGCCGTGGTTCGCGGCGACACCGAGGGGCTGAGCTGGTCGGTCGACGCCCGCCAACGTCTGGTACTGTCCATTCCCGCCGATACGCAATCCCGCCTGATCGAGATCGAACGGCTGACCGCCACCGATGCCACGACCGCCGCCACCGCGTTGGACGCCTTGCAAGCCAGTGTCTCGGAGCAAGGGTCCGACGCCGCCATCGAAGATCCAGCGACACTCATCGGCGGCGGGCCGGCGAATTGGCCCGACGTGTTGCAGACGACCGGATACCTGGGACTGGAACGCGGTGCGTACGCGCTCGATACGATCACCATTCCCAGTCAGACGCCCTGGAACACCTGGTTCCGCACCGCCGCGTTGGACTTTTTCTCCGACGGCCGGATGGCGGTTTCGACTTATGGTGGCGACGTCTGGATCATTTCGGGGATCGATCAGGAGTTGCGGTCGTTGCGTTGGAAACGCTTCGCCGGTGGCTTATACGAACCGTTGGGGCTGAAGATCGTCGACGATGTGATCTATCTGACTTGCAAAGATCGCGTCACACGCCTGCACGACCGCAACGCCGACGGGGAAGCCGATTTCTACGAAAGCTTTAGCGCCGACGACGACGTGTCGATTCATTTCCACGCCTTTAATTTTGACCTGCAGCACGACGCCGAGGGCAACTTTTATTACGCCAAGGCCGGTCACGGCGCGGACTACGCGCTGCCCGGTGCGATCATTCAGATCTCTCCCGACGGATCACAGCGATCCATCTATTGCACCGGATTCCGCTCGCCCAACGGGATGGGAATCCTGCCCGATGGCCGGCTGACCGTCAGCGACAACCAGGGTCAATGGACGCCGGCTTCGAAAATCAACCTGCTGCGACGCGGCGGCTTTTATGGCTGGGTTCCGAGCTACAACCTGCCTGGCAAATGGGCTCCCGATGGTGGCCGGCTGGACCTGGACAGCGTGGTGCCGCCCAAGACCTACGATCCGCCGCTGGTTTCGATGCCGCAAGAATTCGATAACTCCTCCGGAGGCCAACTATGGGTCGACGATCCGCGTTGGGGTCCGCTGTCAGGGCATCTGCTGCATACCAGTTTCGGCAAAGGCTGGATGTCGTACTTGATGATGCAAGAGGTGGACGGCATGGATCAAGCGGCGATTATCAAGCTGCCCTTTGACTGGCAATCCGGCATCATGCGAGCCCGAGTAAATCCGCAAGACGGTCAGGTCTACGCCGTGGGACTGCAAGGCTGGAACGGAGGCGGCCGCATAGGGCTGCAGGACAAGGGCATCCAAAGGTTGCGATACACGGGCCGGCCGGAGTGGATGGTGACCGACGCCCAAGTCACCGCCGACGGACTGCACCTGCGTTTCACCCAGCCCATCGATGCCGCCTCCGCCGCACTGCCCGACGCGTTTGCGATCCGTCATTGGAACTACCGCTGGCAAGCCTCCTACGGCTCGGAAATGTACTCACCGACAACCGACAAGGTGGGACCGGAAACCTTGGATGTCGCCACGGTGCACGTCGATGACGATCGGCAAGGCGTCCGTTTGGTGATCCCCAAATTGCAGCCCGTCGATCAGTTGCATTTGATCACGAAACTAAAAGACGACGCCGGCGAACCGTTGCTCGAAGAAATCTACTGGACGATCCACGCGATCCCATCGGAGTAG
- a CDS encoding arylsulfatase gives MPLSRSLTVCVTLVGIAFTALLASAHRVAADDRPNIIYIMSDDMGYSDIGCYGSEIDTPNLNRLADNGLRFTQFYNTARCCPTRASLLTGLYPHQAGIGHMMQDRGHDGYRGDLNRQSVTIAEVLKAAGYRTYMSGKWHVTKTTAPQNEADKHNWPRQRGFDRFYGTIHGAGSFFDPNTLTRDNQFISPITDPLYPTEQYYYTDAIADHASRYIQDHHQQTGDQPFFLYVSFTAAHWPMHAKPADIAKYRGKYDAGYDAIRDARYQRMLELGVIDAASTVNWPIPAAWKETKDWEWDKRNMEVYAAMIDSMDQGIGRILETLQATGQYENTLICFLQDNGGCAETYGRGGQGPQRADKPSLPRLPDDYLQPDMQPKQTRDGYPVRTGKGVMAGPADTYIGYGRGWATVSNTPFREYKHWVHEGGISTPLIMHWPAKMSRGGELESTPGHLIDLMATAVDAAEAAYPQTFHDDQPIKPMEGKSLLPTLAGEPIERDAIYWEHEGNRAVRMGDFKLVAKGAKGRWELYNIATDRSEQQDLSEQYPQRVAQLAAMWDAYARRANVLPLNPRVKRSEEFNTKQRRFELKHGDQVSRNQGPYVQQRGFNVAVTADIQGDGVLVAQGGTSHGWSLYVRNGKLRFALTAHGKRSTLDTKLAVSGPSDIQAALAKDGRLSVTVSGQPPFVGELPSIVVEQPLDELQVGRDDKGPVGDYPVGFPLKGTVKRVVIEVDHG, from the coding sequence ATGCCCTTGTCTCGTTCCCTGACCGTATGCGTAACCCTCGTCGGCATTGCGTTCACAGCCCTACTGGCTAGCGCCCACCGCGTCGCAGCCGACGACCGGCCGAATATTATTTACATCATGTCCGATGACATGGGGTACTCGGATATCGGCTGCTATGGCAGCGAGATCGACACGCCGAACCTGAATCGGTTAGCCGATAATGGGTTGCGGTTTACGCAGTTCTACAACACGGCTCGCTGCTGTCCGACGCGTGCCAGCTTGTTGACCGGCTTGTATCCTCACCAAGCCGGTATCGGTCACATGATGCAAGACCGTGGACATGATGGGTATCGCGGCGACCTAAACCGCCAGTCGGTGACGATCGCCGAAGTTCTTAAAGCTGCCGGCTACCGAACCTATATGTCAGGCAAGTGGCATGTTACCAAGACCACGGCTCCTCAAAACGAAGCCGACAAACACAATTGGCCACGGCAACGCGGGTTCGATCGGTTTTACGGCACCATTCACGGCGCGGGCAGCTTCTTTGATCCCAACACACTGACCCGCGACAATCAATTCATCTCGCCTATTACGGATCCGCTGTATCCGACCGAGCAGTATTACTACACCGACGCCATCGCCGACCACGCCAGCCGCTACATCCAAGACCATCATCAACAAACCGGCGACCAACCCTTCTTTCTATACGTCAGCTTTACTGCCGCGCATTGGCCGATGCATGCCAAACCCGCAGACATCGCAAAGTACCGGGGTAAATACGACGCCGGCTATGACGCCATCCGCGACGCCCGCTACCAACGCATGCTCGAGCTGGGCGTGATCGACGCGGCCAGCACGGTCAACTGGCCGATCCCCGCAGCCTGGAAGGAAACCAAAGACTGGGAGTGGGACAAACGCAATATGGAAGTTTACGCGGCCATGATCGACAGCATGGACCAAGGTATCGGACGCATCCTTGAGACGCTGCAAGCCACCGGCCAATACGAAAATACCTTAATCTGTTTCCTCCAGGACAACGGCGGCTGCGCCGAAACGTACGGTCGAGGCGGACAAGGCCCGCAGCGCGCCGACAAGCCGTCTCTGCCCCGCTTGCCGGATGATTATCTTCAACCCGATATGCAACCCAAGCAGACGCGCGATGGCTACCCGGTGCGAACCGGCAAAGGCGTCATGGCCGGACCGGCGGACACCTACATCGGCTACGGCCGCGGCTGGGCGACGGTCTCCAACACTCCCTTTCGCGAATACAAACATTGGGTTCACGAAGGCGGCATTTCCACGCCGCTGATTATGCACTGGCCCGCGAAGATGAGCCGCGGCGGCGAACTGGAATCGACGCCCGGTCACCTGATCGATTTGATGGCCACGGCTGTCGACGCCGCCGAAGCCGCTTACCCGCAAACCTTTCACGACGACCAGCCGATCAAACCCATGGAAGGCAAAAGCCTGCTGCCGACGTTAGCGGGAGAACCGATCGAGCGAGATGCTATTTACTGGGAACACGAAGGCAACCGCGCCGTGCGGATGGGCGACTTTAAATTGGTCGCCAAAGGCGCCAAGGGCCGGTGGGAGCTGTACAACATCGCGACCGACCGCAGCGAACAGCAAGACCTGAGCGAACAGTACCCGCAGCGTGTCGCTCAACTGGCCGCAATGTGGGACGCCTACGCCCGGCGAGCCAACGTGCTGCCGCTGAACCCACGCGTCAAACGCAGCGAAGAATTTAATACCAAGCAGCGCAGGTTCGAACTAAAGCACGGAGATCAAGTCTCGCGAAATCAAGGGCCTTATGTGCAGCAGCGCGGCTTCAACGTGGCAGTCACCGCGGACATTCAAGGCGATGGCGTGCTAGTCGCGCAAGGCGGCACCTCTCACGGTTGGTCGCTGTACGTGCGGAACGGGAAACTGCGTTTCGCCCTCACCGCGCATGGCAAACGCAGCACCCTCGACACCAAACTGGCGGTATCGGGCCCCAGTGACATTCAAGCCGCTTTGGCCAAAGACGGTCGGCTGAGCGTGACGGTCAGCGGACAACCGCCCTTCGTCGGAGAACTGCCCAGCATCGTTGTCGAACAACCGCTCGATGAACTGCAAGTCGGCCGGGACGACAAAGGGCCGGTCGGCGACTATCCGGTCGGCTTCCCCCTAAAAGGCACCGTAAAACGGGTGGTGATCGAAGTCGACCACGGTTGA
- a CDS encoding alginate export family protein has product MSCIARRAPFTAVVFAAALLMVPSSLAQAQQSIVEAAAVNPAPAPAANTEVEGTAEVGGAAEVGGAAELESTAAPVPPPVLDSPSVSPAGTLHCGCHHHCCCSKQDKAAAMAAMRGAYKGVFYANDYSYLNDPCYDGPSFCGDSLKGLCDGKLDLGGEFRVRYHDEDGIRRAGLTGVDDNFWLTRYRLFANYRFNDTFRFYGEYLYADSAGERVENRPIEENRGEAQNLFLDIKLLDGEHGKLIGRFGRQELLFGDQRLVSPLDWANTRRTFDGYRGTWTKGKYTLDGFYVNPLNRDAAHEGRWDSTNDDVHFYGAYLSNKDHWLGTVDRYYLGLTNEALDFDYHTIGSRVVGTGWHNIQYVYEGGFQFGTNSPGFGDHDAGYATGGLGKKLSIAGHKPMLWFWYDYASGGNDFPAARGDDSFDHLFPLAHKYLGFMDLFGRRNIHDLNVQYIMPLHDKVSLLLWYHYFMLDEKTTPYSVTMAPYNNVAAAEDRELGHEIDVLFNITLNARNNVLLGYSHFNAGDYYDLTPGVQSNADADFFYFQYQSRF; this is encoded by the coding sequence ATGTCCTGCATCGCCCGTCGAGCCCCCTTCACCGCTGTTGTGTTCGCAGCGGCCCTGTTGATGGTCCCCTCTTCTCTCGCCCAAGCGCAGCAGTCGATCGTCGAAGCTGCCGCGGTGAACCCGGCACCGGCCCCGGCGGCCAATACGGAGGTTGAGGGTACAGCGGAGGTTGGGGGTGCAGCGGAGGTTGGGGGTGCAGCGGAGCTTGAGAGTACAGCGGCCCCCGTGCCGCCGCCGGTGCTGGACAGCCCCTCGGTGTCCCCGGCTGGGACGTTGCACTGCGGTTGCCACCACCACTGTTGCTGCAGCAAGCAGGACAAGGCGGCCGCGATGGCAGCCATGCGAGGGGCCTATAAAGGCGTGTTCTATGCGAACGACTACAGCTACCTGAACGACCCTTGTTACGATGGCCCGTCGTTTTGCGGCGACTCGCTCAAAGGCCTGTGCGACGGCAAGCTGGATCTGGGTGGCGAATTCCGCGTTCGCTACCACGATGAGGACGGCATTCGCAGGGCCGGTCTGACGGGCGTCGATGACAATTTCTGGCTGACCCGTTATCGGCTGTTTGCCAATTATCGATTCAACGATACGTTCCGCTTCTACGGCGAATATCTGTACGCCGATTCGGCCGGGGAGCGGGTCGAAAACCGGCCGATCGAAGAGAATCGTGGCGAAGCTCAAAACCTATTCTTGGACATCAAACTGCTCGACGGCGAACACGGCAAATTGATCGGCCGCTTTGGACGCCAGGAACTATTATTCGGCGACCAGCGCTTGGTGTCTCCGCTGGACTGGGCCAACACGCGTCGTACCTTCGACGGTTACCGGGGAACCTGGACCAAGGGCAAATACACCCTGGATGGATTCTACGTCAATCCGCTCAACCGCGACGCCGCTCACGAAGGCCGCTGGGACAGCACCAACGACGACGTCCATTTCTATGGAGCCTACTTGTCCAACAAAGACCATTGGTTGGGAACGGTGGATCGATACTATCTGGGTCTGACCAACGAAGCCCTGGATTTCGACTATCACACGATCGGATCGCGAGTCGTCGGCACGGGCTGGCACAATATTCAATACGTCTATGAAGGCGGCTTCCAGTTCGGCACCAACAGCCCTGGTTTCGGCGATCATGACGCGGGCTATGCCACGGGCGGCTTGGGCAAAAAACTGTCCATCGCTGGCCACAAGCCCATGCTTTGGTTCTGGTACGACTACGCATCGGGCGGCAATGATTTTCCCGCTGCCCGCGGCGACGATAGCTTTGACCACCTGTTTCCGTTAGCTCACAAATACCTGGGCTTTATGGATCTGTTCGGCCGTCGCAACATCCATGACCTGAATGTTCAATACATCATGCCGCTGCACGACAAAGTCAGTCTGTTGCTGTGGTATCACTACTTTATGCTGGACGAAAAAACCACGCCCTACAGCGTCACCATGGCTCCTTACAATAACGTCGCCGCGGCGGAAGACCGCGAGCTTGGACACGAGATCGACGTTTTGTTCAACATCACGCTGAACGCTCGCAATAACGTCTTGCTGGGCTACTCGCACTTCAACGCCGGCGACTACTACGACCTGACGCCGGGCGTGCAGAGCAACGCGGACGCGGACTTCTTCTACTTCCAATACCAATCGCGTTTCTAG
- a CDS encoding BON domain-containing protein, whose protein sequence is MLSASTELETTSTASPTTALLPLPTADSPSREASPTAEVAVETVIQHHLRRSSYASLRSIDCQVSAGTARLSGQLPSFFLKQTAQEIVRRIAGVEQVHNHLEVIEH, encoded by the coding sequence ATGCTTTCTGCTTCCACGGAATTGGAAACTACCTCAACCGCATCCCCTACCACCGCTTTGCTGCCGCTGCCGACAGCGGATTCGCCCAGCCGCGAAGCTTCGCCGACCGCCGAAGTTGCAGTGGAAACGGTGATTCAACATCATCTGCGTCGCAGCAGTTACGCCTCGCTGCGTTCGATTGACTGCCAGGTTTCCGCGGGCACGGCTCGGCTCAGCGGCCAGCTGCCCTCCTTCTTTCTGAAGCAGACCGCGCAGGAAATCGTCCGCCGCATCGCCGGCGTCGAGCAGGTCCACAACCATCTGGAAGTGATCGAGCACTAG